TAGGTCAAATTCACTCAAAATTCTTTGGGCCATCGCGGTTTGTGCGTAATCAAATACTAGCCGGATCCGCCGGAGCCGTACCAGGGGTACAACGGTAGCTGCTGCCAGGGCCAGGCGTGCGGTTTCGCCATAGGCCTGGATCAGGCCGGGTATACCTAGCTTTGTGCCGCCAAAGTAGCGCACCACGACGACAAGGGCGTGCGTAAGCCCATGCGACCTGAGCCGCCGCAGGATGGGTGCCCCTGCACTGTGGCTGGGCTCTCCGGCATCCTGGGCGGCCTCTTCGGCACCCAGTTTCCAGGCATAGCACAGGTGGTGCGCCTCCGGGTGCCCCTGCTTTACCTCAGCCAGGGCCGCATCCACCCCAGCCCGGGCCTGCACCCCCCAGGCATAGCCCTCAAAACGGCTGCCTCGGTCTCGATACGAGGCCTGAGTAGGCGCCAGTAGGGTATAGGCAGCGTGGGGGTGGGCAGCACGGGGCCGAGCCATGGGGGAACATCGGGATGAATAGAGAAGGGTACCAATCTACGGCTATCCCGTCGCATATTGCAAGATGAAACGAGCATACCCGCTAATCCTCGCTTGCCTGGCCCTGCTGGTGGCCTGTGGCCCCGGGATGGAGCGCCAGCCCCCAGCCCTGGAGCAGCAGCTGCGCACCCAGCTACTGGAGAGCTGTGCGCACGGCCTGGTGCTGGAAAAGACCGTACGCTACAAAACTGCGACCCAGGACAGTAGCGAAACGATACGGTGGAACTATCGGCCCGACACCGCCCAGGGTGGCTGCAGGCTTGTGTATGACACAGACGGCCAGGCCCTGGCAGCAGGCGATGGGGCCAGCAGCCCGCACTACCTGACCGATGAGCTGCACTATCTAACCGATTATCTATACGCCAGCCCGGCATTCCGGTCCTATTTTCGTGTAGATAGTAGCGAACAGCGAGTGGTAGCCACCCTGCTGCCAGCGCACGCCGGCCGTACCGAGCTGAAAGCACAGCGGCTGGAATATAGCACCCAGGGCACAGTGCGGAGTATACAGAGCCATATTTATCGTTCTAATGCGCTTTTTGTGGCAGATGTAAACCTGAATGTTCGCTTTCAGCCAGATGGGCGACTGGCTGGGTACATGCTCAGCTTCCGCAGCCAGACCCAGGGTAAGGCCCAGCCTACATATATCGAAACTACGGCCCGGGTGCTGTACCCCTGATGGGGGCCGGTGCCTGTTTTGGGTGCTGTTTGTGCCGGGTGCCTGCACGCGCCTATCGTAGCAGTGCCTGTAGGCCGGTATAGAAGGCAGACCACCCCCGCCATTCATACAGCTCACTACCAATGGCGTTGTGCAGCAGCAGGCATAGGGGCCCCCCCAGGCTGCGCTGCTCCTCGGCCTGCAGGCGCACCACCAGCAGCGCCTGCTCGGGGTCCAGGCCCTGCTGGTGTAGGGCGCGGTCCATGGCGGCAAAGGGCACACGTAGCAAGGGGGTGGTTTCCTCGCGCTCGCAGTCGTACCAGTAGAAGGGGTGGCTGGTGCCATGCCGATAGCCTGCTCGTCCGGCGTAGCCTGCACTCCAGTCGGCCCGCACACCCGCGGCCAGCAGCGTACGGAACGTATCGGGGTAGCTGTAGCGCAAAAAATGCTGCCTGCTGGCCAGTGGCTGGCCCAGGTGCTGCTGCCACTGGGCCAGCTGGGCCCGTAGCTCGGCAGGCTCCAGGCCGCTGCGGTAGCCCGGGTGGGGGTGGCAGGCCACACCGGCCTGCTGCACATGCTTTATCAGCCGCTGTAGGGCCGGGTGCGCCAGCGTCAGGCCATTGTCCCACCTGTGCGCACGCGATGCTAGCCAGAAGAAAACCAACTGTTCTGCAGGCCAGTGGGCCAGGTAGCGGCGGGGGTCTAGTGGGTCGGTAGGCCGCAGGCGTGCCCACAGTTCGCGTGTGCGACCCTGCATCAGGTCTCGCCCCAGGCTGCCCAGCCGCCGCCAGTAGGGCTTGTGGCGGTAGGCCCAGGGGTGGTCTATATCGAAAGTGAGGAGGGGCCGAAAACCGTGCCCCGGGGGCCTGAAGCCCGGCCACTGCTGCTGTAGGCTTGCCAGCAGGCTTGCCACTGCCAGCTGCAGCACGGGCCGCTGGTGCCATTCGGGTGGTACAGGCCGCCCATGGGCATCCAGGGTGGGTGCCGCAGCCGGATAGGCCCAGGGCTCGGCCAGGAGCCAGAAGAGCTGGCCCAGCAGGTCGTGCGGAGCAGGAGCTGGCCCAGTAGCACCTGCCTCCAGCAGGGGCGAGGGGGCCAGGTAGGTGGCCCCGGGTATCGCATGCCCAATACTGAGTAGGGGCCGGTCGGCCTGTAGGGGTGGCTCGTCCAGGAACCGGATGGATACCCGCAGGTGTGCCGCCAGTACCTCGCACACGTAGCGGAGCCGGGCGGTAGGGTGGGGGCTATACACCAGCAGCTCCATGGGCCGGCTAGGCGGCTTTACGCTTCCTGAGTTCTACCCAGGCGTAGGCCCCCAGCAGCAGCAGGAAGAGGATGGAACCGATGGTGCTAAGCACGGCACCAGACTTTACCACCTCATTCCGGGCTACAAAGAAGATCTTGTGTGTACCCGCGGGCACCACTAGCCCGCGCTGCACAAAGTTGACCCGCTGGATGGGCAGCTCCTGCCCACCGGGCTTATCCAGGTAGGCCGTCCAGGCCGGGGGGTAGTACACCTCGGAAAATGTAACGAAGCGGGCCTTGCTGCTGCGGTAGTCGTAGGCCATCCGGTTGTTTTCCCATTGGGTGAGCTGGATGGTTTCGGTACTATCCAGTGGCTCCTGGCTGTAGCTACCCAGCTTGGGCTGGTCTGTGGCTTCCAGCAGGGCCAGCTGTGCGCTATTCACGCTGTCTAGTGCCAGCAGTACATCATCCGGCCGTGGCAAGATGCGCACCTGGGGGGTTATCCAGGCGGGCCCATAGGCAGCAGGGTTTCGGTAGGGTATTTCTCCGCCTACGGGCTGGGGTAGGGCGGGCTGCAGGAGCGAGTCTGGCAGCCCCGGCTGGTGGATGATGTAGCGGGTATTCAGCATGTTTAGCACATTCCAGTGTGCCTGCGCCACCTGGCCCTGTGCCAGTGCCCGATAGCTGGGCGCCAGGTAGGCCTCTATCAGCTGCTGATAGCGCTTCATCTTGATAGGACTATAGCCGCCAATGCTGTACAGGCTGCGGGGCGTAAGCCCATCGCTGTTGAAGGGGTCTCCTCGGGTAATGGGGAGTACCCGGAAATATTGGTCCTGTAGCCAGGTCTGCATCTGTATATCCAGTGGGCGTACAGGTGCCTCCGTTTCCTGCCGGGGCACATAGTTCTCCCGCCACAGGTAGCGCATATCTAGCACAAACACGTCCAGCACCACCAGCAGGGCTACGCCCGCCAGGGCCAGGTTGCGGCTGCTGCGGCTACCGGCCAGCATGCCCCACAGCAGCAGGGCGGCCAGGGCGATGAAGCCGAAACTCCGCCAGGCATCGGCACTCAGCTGGGCCTTGCGCTCAGTCTCCAGCAGGTCGTAGTACTCGCGGCTTTGTTCGTTCAGCTGCAGTAGCTCCTCCGCACTCAGGAATCGATCTGCCAGCATGCCTGGCATCAGGGCAAACAGGAGGCAGATGGCCAGCGGAATACCAGCGGCATAGAACAGGGCCTGCTTGCGCAGCTTCAGGTCTCGCTCCTTGTTCAGCAGCTCGCGCAGGCCCAGCATACCCAGCAGGGGTACGAAGATGGCGATGACAGCCAGGATAGAGGCCGGTGTGCGAAAGCGGTCGTACAGGGGCATATTGTCCATAAACCAGTCGGCCAGGGTGTAGGCCCCATCGGGATAGCCGCCCTGTGGCATCAGGTTCAGGATGAGCAGGGCCAGCAGGCATAGGCCCAGCCCCAGGGCGGGAGCGGGCCAGCGGGAGAAGCGGGGTTTCAGCAGCTGGAATACCAACGGAACGGACAACACCACCAGCGACTGTGGGATAGACAGGCTGTACCGCCCCAGCGACAGGATGCCCAGCAGCAGCATGGGGTATAGAATACCCCACTTGAGGGGGCTATGTACCAGGATGAGCCCCAGAATAAACAGAAAGATAAAAATAGCCCCCAGGTAGTAGGGGCCGGCGGTAAAGCCCTGGGGGCCCCAGTACAGCGGCCAGATTTTCTCCTCGCTGTCCGATATGCCATTCTGGTTCTGGTCGGTGCCCTGTACCCGCTTGTACAGCTCGCCCCCTTTGCGCAGGCCGCCGCTGGATCCGCCCCCCACGGCATTAGGGATCAGTAGGCTCAGCAGCTCCGTGCGCCCGTGGCTCCAGCTATAGGCATAGTCTTTGTCCAGGGCAGTTTTTTTTCCCTCGCTCTGATTGCCGGGGCTTTGTCCCTTCAGGCGTGCCTCGGTTTCGGGCTGTAGCTCGCTCAGGCTACGGATGGAGTATGCGCCATACTGCCGAATTTCGGCTATGCTGCCCCAGCGGAGCAGCAGGCCCAGGCCAATGGCAAATAGCAGGGCTACTACCCCCACCAGATACGCACGCAGGCTGTGCTGCTGCAGGGCCAGCACCAGGTAGGCTATGCCCAGGCCCAGCCCGAAGAAGAGGAAGTAGTACTGCATCTGGTAGTGCGCCCCGCCGATAAACAGGGCACCGAAGAAGGCCGTGAGCACGGCACCCCGCAGCCAGCGCCCCGTCAGCGCCTGGATGATGCCCAGCACCAGCCCAGGTATGGGCATCAGGGTCTGTATCTTGGCCAGGTGCCCAGCCTCTACCACATGGATGTAGTAGGCAAAGAAACCCATGCCCACTGCCCCCGTAAAGGCACCCCAGCCAGGCACCTGCAGCCGCAGCAGCAGGAAGAACATGCCCAGCATCCCCAGGATGGTGTAGGACACCTCGTGGCCGCCAAACTGCGAGGCGTAGCGGCTGAAAACCGACAGAACATTCAGGCCTTCCCGCTTTGTGTAGATGGCGGCGCTCGGCATACCCGAGAAGGAACGCATACCCCAGTGGGCGGCTTCGTCCGGGTGCTTTGCGTTGTAGTCCATTATGTCCTGCTGGCTGGCGCGTATCTGCTGGGTGTCATACTGCCGGATCTGCTTGCCCTGAAAGAGCGGTAGGTAAAACAGCACGGGCAGCAGCACGATGGCCAGTATGAGCAGCAGGCGCTGCTGCATGGCAGGTTGTGTCAGGGTGGCTTTCAGGTTCATGCGGGGTGTCTTTTCTCGTACAGAATGGCAGCGGCCCACCTGCTGGTGGATAGGCTTCCGGGCAAAAATAGCTTTTTTCGTGCTCGGAATACCCACTGGCAGGCCGTGGTTTTGGCGCGGGCTTTGCGTATCTTTGCGGATTATGGGATTCAAAGCCGGAATCGTGGGTCTGCCCAATGTGGGTAAGAGCACCCTCTTCAATGCATTGAGTAACGCCGGCGCGCAGGCGGCCAACTATCCGTTTTGCACCATCGAGCCCAACGTGGGGATGGTGAATGTGCCCGACCCCCGCCTTGACAAACTGAGTGCGCTGGTGCAGCCCGAGCGGGTGCTGCCAGCCGTGGTGCAGATTGTAGACATTGCCGGCCTGGTAAAAGGGGCTAGCAAGGGCGAAGGCCTGGGAAACCAGTTTCTGGCAAACATACGCGAGTGCAATGCCATCCTGCACGTGCTACGCTGCTTTGACGAAGACAATGTGGTGCACGTGGAGGGAGGGGTGGATCCCATCCGGGACAAAGAGATAATAGACACCGAGCTGCAGCTGCGCGACCTGGACACGCTGGAGAAGCGCCTGGCCAAGGCCAGGAGCAACACAAAGAGCGGGAACAAAGAGGCCGTGGCCGAGGCTGCCTTTATCGAGCGCGTAGTAGCCCACATCCAGCAGGGGCACAACGCCCGCACCCTGGCCCTGGAGAAGCACGAAGAGGTGGAGCTGATGGAAAGCCTATTCCTGCTGACGGCCAAGCCCGTACTGTACGTGTGCAACGTAGACGAGGGCAGCCTGCCCCAGGGCAATGCCTATGTAGAAAAAGTGTGGGGCGCGGTGCAGCACGAGCAGGCCGAGGTGGTGGTGATATGCGCCGGGATAGAGGAGCAGATAGCAGCCATGGACCCCGTCGATCAGCTGGAGTTTTTGCAGGCCATGGGCATAGAAGAGCAGGGGCTGCACCGCCTGATCCGCGCGGCCTACCGGCTGCTGGGCCTGCGCACCTACTTTACTGCCGGAAAAAAAGAGGTGCGTGCCTGGACCATTACGCAGGGTATGACGGCCCCACAGGCTGCGGGGGTTATCCACTCCGATTTTGAGAAAGGCTTTATCCGAGCCGAGACCATTAAATACGACGACTTTGTGAGCTTTGGTAGCGAAGTCGGCGTAAAGGAAGCGGGCAGGCTAGCCGTGCAGGGCAAGGAGTATGTGGTAGAGGATGGCGATATCCTGCATTTTCGCTTCAATGTATAGCTCCCACGTATAGTACCGGTCATAGCCTGGATGGCGCCAGGGTAGCGGCAGGGTACTGGAGGCGAACTCTTTTGGCCTGCTTTCTGTAGATTAAACGTGAAAACGATTTTACCAATCCCGATAAAACATGGCTGATATCACTGTAAAAGAACTGAAGGAACGCCTGGATAAGGGCGAGCACCTGCACATACTGGA
This genomic window from Bacteroidota bacterium contains:
- a CDS encoding YigZ family protein, which encodes MARPRAAHPHAAYTLLAPTQASYRDRGSRFEGYAWGVQARAGVDAALAEVKQGHPEAHHLCYAWKLGAEEAAQDAGEPSHSAGAPILRRLRSHGLTHALVVVVRYFGGTKLGIPGLIQAYGETARLALAAATVVPLVRLRRIRLVFDYAQTAMAQRILSEFDLKALESRYSECCEQVVEVPEAEADAFCSLAAQARLRIEVL
- the ychF gene encoding redox-regulated ATPase YchF, with product MGFKAGIVGLPNVGKSTLFNALSNAGAQAANYPFCTIEPNVGMVNVPDPRLDKLSALVQPERVLPAVVQIVDIAGLVKGASKGEGLGNQFLANIRECNAILHVLRCFDEDNVVHVEGGVDPIRDKEIIDTELQLRDLDTLEKRLAKARSNTKSGNKEAVAEAAFIERVVAHIQQGHNARTLALEKHEEVELMESLFLLTAKPVLYVCNVDEGSLPQGNAYVEKVWGAVQHEQAEVVVICAGIEEQIAAMDPVDQLEFLQAMGIEEQGLHRLIRAAYRLLGLRTYFTAGKKEVRAWTITQGMTAPQAAGVIHSDFEKGFIRAETIKYDDFVSFGSEVGVKEAGRLAVQGKEYVVEDGDILHFRFNV